Proteins encoded together in one Vigna angularis cultivar LongXiaoDou No.4 chromosome 5, ASM1680809v1, whole genome shotgun sequence window:
- the LOC108340723 gene encoding V-type proton ATPase subunit a1 isoform X2, translated as MNQFVENLPPMDLMRSEMMTFVQLIIPAESSHRAITYLGELGLIQFRDLNAEKSPFQRTFVNQVKRCAEMSRKLRFFKDQINKAGLMSSPSVLQADIHLEDLEIQLAEHEHELIEMNSNSEKLRQSYNELLEFKIVLEKACSFLVSSHGAVISEERELEENVFSKGNYVETPFLYQQEMTPAPSDQSGLRFISGIICKSKVLRFERMLFRATRGNMLFNQAPADEQIIDPISYEMVEKIVFVVFFSGEQARTKILKICEAFGANCYPVPEDISKQRQITSEVSARLADLEATLEAGIRHRNKALASVGGPLTIWMDMVRREKSVYDTLNMLNFDVTKKCLVGEGWCPVFAKTQIQEALQRATFDSNSEVGIIFHSMDALESPPTYFRTNVFTGPYQEIVDAYGVARYQEANPAVYTVITFPFLFAVMFGDWGHGICLLLGALVLIARESKLSTQRLGSFMEMLFGGRYVILLMSLFSIYCGLIYNEFFSVPYHIFGASAYKCRDNTCRDAHTTGLVKYREPYPFGVDPSWRGSRSELPFLNSLKMKMSILFGVVHMNLGIILSYFNAHFFGSSLDIRYQFVPQMIFLNCLFGYLSLLIIVKWCTGSQADLYHVMIYMFLSPFDNLGDNQLFWGQRPLQVVLLLLSVIAVPWMLFPKPFMLKKLHNERFQGRTYGVLNSSEVDLELEPGSARQRDDDFNFTEVFVHQMIHSIEFVLGSVSNTASYLRLWALRYDNLIIRLLGLAVFSFATAFILLMMESLSAFLHALRLHWVEFQNKFYHGDGCKFKPFSFASLTEDES; from the exons ATGAATCAGTTCGTAGAAAACTTACCGCCAATGGATCTGATGCGTTCGGAGATGATGACCTTCGTTCAGCTCATCATCCCCGCAGAGTCCTCGCACCGCGCCATCACCTATTTAGGCGAACTCGGCCTCATCCAATTTCGAGAC TTAAATGCTGAAAAAAGCCCCTTCCAGAGAACATTTGTTAACCAG GTAAAGCGATGTGCAGAAATGTCAAGAAAGCTAAGATTCTTCAAGGATCAAATCAATAAAGCTGGTCTAATGTCTTCTCCTTCGGTCTTGCAAGCAGATATTCATCTGGAGGATTTAGAG ATTCAACTTGCTGAGCATGAACATGAGCTAATTGAAATGAACTCTAACAGTGAGAAACTTCGGCAATCATATAATGAACTGCTGGAGTTCAAGATTGTATTAGAAAAG GCATGTAGTTTTCTTGTTTCAAGCCATGGTGCTGTCATTTCAGAAGAGCGAGAATTGGAGGAGAATGTTTTCTCAAAGGGAAACTATGTCGAGACACCATTTTTATATCAACAG GAAATGACACCTGCACCATCAGATCAATCTGGTTTAAGATTTATCAGTGGGATAATTTGTAAATCCAAGGTTCTTAGATTTGAAAGGATGTTGTTTCGAGCTACGAGAGGGAATATGCTTTTCAATCAGGCACCAGCTGATGAACAAATCATAGATCCTATTTCATATGAGATG GTTGAGAAAATTGTCTTTGTTGTGTTCTTCTCTGGGGAGCAAGCAAGAACAAAGATCCTGAAAATTTGTGAAGCATTTGGTGCAAATTGTTACCCTGTCCCTGAAGATATAAGTAAGCAGAGGCAAATAACATCAGAG GTTTCGGCACGCCTTGCAGACTTAGAGGCAACTCTGGAAGCTGGAATTAGGCATCGGAACAAGGCTCTAGCTTCTGTAGGAGGCCCTTTAACAATATGGATGGATATG GTAAGAAGAGAGAAGTCTGTGTATGATACACTAAACATGTTAAACTTTGATGTCACCAAAAAATGTCTTGTTGGAGAGGGCTGGTGCCCTGTATTTGCAAAAACACAG ATTCAGGAGGCACTGCAACGTGCAACATTTGACAGCAATTCTGAGGTTGGCATAATCTTTCATTCAATGGATGCACTGGAATCACCACCTACATATTTTAGGACCAACGTTTTCACAGGTCCATATCAGGAAATTGTTGATGCATATGG TGTTGCAAGATATCAAGAAGCAAACCCTGCAGTTTATACAGTTATTAcattcccttttctttttgcGGTGATGTTTGGCGACTGGGGTCATGGAATTTGCCTGTTGCTGGGAGCATTGGTTCTTATAGCACGTGAGAGCAAGCTCAGCACCCAG CGCCTTGGAAGCTTTATGGAGATGCTATTTGGTGGGCGCTATGTGATACTTTTGATGTCactattttctatttattgtgGGTTAATATACAATGAATTCTTCTCTGTTCCTTATCACATATTTGGTGCCTCTGCTTACAAATGCCGAGATAATACATGCAG GGATGCACATACTACTGGCTTAGTAAAATATCGAGAACCATATCCATTTGGTGTGGATCCCAGCTGGCGGGGAAGTCGATCAGAATTGCCTTTTCTAAACTCTCTCAAGATGAAGATGTCCATTCTGTTTGGTGTGGTGCACATGAACTTGGGAATTATATTAAGTTATTTCAATGCTCATTTCTTTGGCAGCTCACTGGATATAAG GTACCAGTTTGTGCCACAGATGATTTTCCTTAATTGTTTATTTGGGTATCTTTCCCTTCTCATCATTGTTAAGTGGTGCACTGGCTCTCAGGCAGATCTTTATCATGTAATGATTTACATGTTTTTAAGCCCTTTCGACAATCTTGGTGATAATCAATTGTTCTGGGGCCAAAGACCACTTCAA GTTGTGTTGTTGCTTTTGTCTGTAATTGCAGTTCCGTGGATGCTCTTTCCAAAACCTTTTATGCTAAAGAAGCTTCATAATGAG AGATTTCAAGGACGCACTTACGGTGTGCTTAATTCCTCTGAGGTTGATCTTGAGTTGGAACCAGGTTCTGCCAGGCAACGTGACGATGACTTCAATTTCACAGAAGTCTTCGTTCACCAAATGATTCACTCCATTGAGTTTGTTCTAGGTTCAGTTTCAAATACGGCCTCATATCTACGACTTTGGGCATTAAG
- the LOC108340723 gene encoding V-type proton ATPase subunit a1 isoform X1, producing the protein MNQFVENLPPMDLMRSEMMTFVQLIIPAESSHRAITYLGELGLIQFRDLNAEKSPFQRTFVNQVKRCAEMSRKLRFFKDQINKAGLMSSPSVLQADIHLEDLEIQLAEHEHELIEMNSNSEKLRQSYNELLEFKIVLEKACSFLVSSHGAVISEERELEENVFSKGNYVETPFLYQQEMTPAPSDQSGLRFISGIICKSKVLRFERMLFRATRGNMLFNQAPADEQIIDPISYEMVEKIVFVVFFSGEQARTKILKICEAFGANCYPVPEDISKQRQITSEVSARLADLEATLEAGIRHRNKALASVGGPLTIWMDMVRREKSVYDTLNMLNFDVTKKCLVGEGWCPVFAKTQIQEALQRATFDSNSEVGIIFHSMDALESPPTYFRTNVFTGPYQEIVDAYGVARYQEANPAVYTVITFPFLFAVMFGDWGHGICLLLGALVLIARESKLSTQRLGSFMEMLFGGRYVILLMSLFSIYCGLIYNEFFSVPYHIFGASAYKCRDNTCRDAHTTGLVKYREPYPFGVDPSWRGSRSELPFLNSLKMKMSILFGVVHMNLGIILSYFNAHFFGSSLDIRYQFVPQMIFLNCLFGYLSLLIIVKWCTGSQADLYHVMIYMFLSPFDNLGDNQLFWGQRPLQVVLLLLSVIAVPWMLFPKPFMLKKLHNERFQGRTYGVLNSSEVDLELEPGSARQRDDDFNFTEVFVHQMIHSIEFVLGSVSNTASYLRLWALSLAHSELSTVFYEKVLLLAWGYDNLIIRLLGLAVFSFATAFILLMMESLSAFLHALRLHWVEFQNKFYHGDGCKFKPFSFASLTEDES; encoded by the exons ATGAATCAGTTCGTAGAAAACTTACCGCCAATGGATCTGATGCGTTCGGAGATGATGACCTTCGTTCAGCTCATCATCCCCGCAGAGTCCTCGCACCGCGCCATCACCTATTTAGGCGAACTCGGCCTCATCCAATTTCGAGAC TTAAATGCTGAAAAAAGCCCCTTCCAGAGAACATTTGTTAACCAG GTAAAGCGATGTGCAGAAATGTCAAGAAAGCTAAGATTCTTCAAGGATCAAATCAATAAAGCTGGTCTAATGTCTTCTCCTTCGGTCTTGCAAGCAGATATTCATCTGGAGGATTTAGAG ATTCAACTTGCTGAGCATGAACATGAGCTAATTGAAATGAACTCTAACAGTGAGAAACTTCGGCAATCATATAATGAACTGCTGGAGTTCAAGATTGTATTAGAAAAG GCATGTAGTTTTCTTGTTTCAAGCCATGGTGCTGTCATTTCAGAAGAGCGAGAATTGGAGGAGAATGTTTTCTCAAAGGGAAACTATGTCGAGACACCATTTTTATATCAACAG GAAATGACACCTGCACCATCAGATCAATCTGGTTTAAGATTTATCAGTGGGATAATTTGTAAATCCAAGGTTCTTAGATTTGAAAGGATGTTGTTTCGAGCTACGAGAGGGAATATGCTTTTCAATCAGGCACCAGCTGATGAACAAATCATAGATCCTATTTCATATGAGATG GTTGAGAAAATTGTCTTTGTTGTGTTCTTCTCTGGGGAGCAAGCAAGAACAAAGATCCTGAAAATTTGTGAAGCATTTGGTGCAAATTGTTACCCTGTCCCTGAAGATATAAGTAAGCAGAGGCAAATAACATCAGAG GTTTCGGCACGCCTTGCAGACTTAGAGGCAACTCTGGAAGCTGGAATTAGGCATCGGAACAAGGCTCTAGCTTCTGTAGGAGGCCCTTTAACAATATGGATGGATATG GTAAGAAGAGAGAAGTCTGTGTATGATACACTAAACATGTTAAACTTTGATGTCACCAAAAAATGTCTTGTTGGAGAGGGCTGGTGCCCTGTATTTGCAAAAACACAG ATTCAGGAGGCACTGCAACGTGCAACATTTGACAGCAATTCTGAGGTTGGCATAATCTTTCATTCAATGGATGCACTGGAATCACCACCTACATATTTTAGGACCAACGTTTTCACAGGTCCATATCAGGAAATTGTTGATGCATATGG TGTTGCAAGATATCAAGAAGCAAACCCTGCAGTTTATACAGTTATTAcattcccttttctttttgcGGTGATGTTTGGCGACTGGGGTCATGGAATTTGCCTGTTGCTGGGAGCATTGGTTCTTATAGCACGTGAGAGCAAGCTCAGCACCCAG CGCCTTGGAAGCTTTATGGAGATGCTATTTGGTGGGCGCTATGTGATACTTTTGATGTCactattttctatttattgtgGGTTAATATACAATGAATTCTTCTCTGTTCCTTATCACATATTTGGTGCCTCTGCTTACAAATGCCGAGATAATACATGCAG GGATGCACATACTACTGGCTTAGTAAAATATCGAGAACCATATCCATTTGGTGTGGATCCCAGCTGGCGGGGAAGTCGATCAGAATTGCCTTTTCTAAACTCTCTCAAGATGAAGATGTCCATTCTGTTTGGTGTGGTGCACATGAACTTGGGAATTATATTAAGTTATTTCAATGCTCATTTCTTTGGCAGCTCACTGGATATAAG GTACCAGTTTGTGCCACAGATGATTTTCCTTAATTGTTTATTTGGGTATCTTTCCCTTCTCATCATTGTTAAGTGGTGCACTGGCTCTCAGGCAGATCTTTATCATGTAATGATTTACATGTTTTTAAGCCCTTTCGACAATCTTGGTGATAATCAATTGTTCTGGGGCCAAAGACCACTTCAA GTTGTGTTGTTGCTTTTGTCTGTAATTGCAGTTCCGTGGATGCTCTTTCCAAAACCTTTTATGCTAAAGAAGCTTCATAATGAG AGATTTCAAGGACGCACTTACGGTGTGCTTAATTCCTCTGAGGTTGATCTTGAGTTGGAACCAGGTTCTGCCAGGCAACGTGACGATGACTTCAATTTCACAGAAGTCTTCGTTCACCAAATGATTCACTCCATTGAGTTTGTTCTAGGTTCAGTTTCAAATACGGCCTCATATCTACGACTTTGGGCATTAAG CTTGGCTCACTCAGAACTTTCTACTGTTTTTTATGAGAAAGTCCTGCTACTTGCTTGGGG